Proteins encoded within one genomic window of Micromonospora halotolerans:
- a CDS encoding arginine deiminase yields MTHYVDSEVGRLGTVLLHRPGPELARLTPRNNDSLLFDAIPWVGRAQEEHDAFAAALRSRGVEVLYLATLLAETLAVPDARAELTELVLRSPRLGDTLRRRVADHLAYLDPAALADVFIAGLAHEELRIGPDRPGGLVWTLMDRHDFIVDPLPNLLFTRDSSLWIGDRVGVTSLAMPARRRETTLTNAIYRYHPRFVGTEFVYHPELEHLEGGDVLLLAPGVLAVGVGERTTPAGAERLGRQVFAAGLAHTILVVPIAQERATMHLDTVCTMVDVDAVLMYPNIASELSAYTVIAGADGEDPRVDGPAPFLRAAADAMDLDQLRVIDTGLDPVTAEREQWDDGNNTLALAPRLCVGYERNVETNAQLERAGIEVIAIAGSELGSGRGGPRCMSCPLVREPLSLSAG; encoded by the coding sequence GTGACCCACTACGTGGACAGCGAGGTCGGTCGCCTCGGCACGGTGCTGCTGCACCGCCCGGGGCCGGAACTCGCCCGCCTCACCCCACGCAACAACGACTCCTTGCTCTTCGACGCTATCCCATGGGTGGGCCGGGCGCAGGAGGAGCACGACGCCTTCGCGGCCGCCCTGCGGTCCCGCGGGGTCGAGGTGCTCTACCTGGCCACCCTGCTGGCCGAGACCCTCGCCGTGCCGGACGCGCGGGCCGAGCTGACCGAGCTGGTGCTCCGCTCACCCCGGCTGGGCGACACCCTGCGCCGCCGGGTGGCCGACCACCTGGCGTACCTCGATCCGGCCGCGCTGGCCGACGTGTTCATCGCCGGGCTCGCCCACGAGGAGCTGCGGATCGGCCCGGACCGTCCCGGCGGTCTGGTCTGGACGCTGATGGACCGGCACGACTTCATCGTCGACCCGCTGCCCAACCTGCTCTTCACCCGCGACTCGTCGCTCTGGATCGGGGACCGGGTCGGGGTGACCAGCCTGGCCATGCCGGCCCGCCGGCGGGAGACCACGCTGACCAACGCGATCTACCGCTACCACCCGCGGTTCGTCGGCACCGAGTTCGTCTACCACCCGGAGCTGGAGCACCTGGAGGGCGGCGACGTGCTGCTGCTCGCGCCGGGGGTGCTCGCCGTGGGCGTGGGCGAGCGGACCACGCCGGCCGGGGCGGAGCGGCTGGGCCGGCAGGTCTTCGCCGCCGGGCTGGCGCACACCATCCTGGTGGTGCCGATCGCCCAGGAGCGGGCCACCATGCACCTCGACACGGTCTGCACGATGGTCGACGTCGACGCCGTGCTGATGTACCCGAACATCGCCAGCGAGCTCTCCGCGTACACGGTCATCGCCGGCGCGGACGGCGAGGACCCGCGGGTCGACGGCCCGGCGCCGTTCCTGCGGGCCGCCGCCGACGCCATGGACCTCGACCAGCTCCGGGTGATCGACACCGGGCTGGACCCGGTCACCGCGGAACGGGAGCAGTGGGACGACGGCAACAACACCCTCGCGCTCGCCCCCCGGCTCTGCGTGGGCTACGAGCGGAACGTGGAGACCAACGCCCAGCTCGAACGGGCCGGCATCGAGGTGATCGCCATCGCCGGGTCCGAGCTGGGCTCCGGGCGGGGCGGCCCCCGCTGCATGTCCTGCCCGCTGGTCCGCGAGCCACTGAGCCTCAGCGCAGGGTGA
- a CDS encoding DUF5926 family protein — protein sequence MSKRRKSQRAAEATPKREKVRDVFVPRPFEGLVDEPEWIALRELVPAASAPLRLTPELVEEYGDRPVTLATVLPMAAPAMTKPDGRVFIGLQRHQQSGDVSRDLADALLCALRTEPGGQVSVPPLPGPGPRLQDILVDGPLEISMHDGFEFWLDPGAADDPNVQASLERANAAIYPTVKLAAARAAYWCQVPEKAHVRWVLPDDEDVALDALSRLSVAGTLTLGDDTRFAGMFRAHGRLVPVWDLPEDVPATDWEEPVTGFAKRYAEALEEREPLDAAGRRARQGLLGRQLTLR from the coding sequence GTGAGCAAGCGTCGAAAGAGCCAGCGGGCCGCCGAAGCCACCCCGAAGCGGGAGAAGGTGCGCGACGTCTTCGTGCCCCGACCGTTCGAGGGCCTGGTCGACGAGCCGGAGTGGATCGCCCTGCGCGAGCTGGTCCCGGCCGCCTCGGCTCCGCTGCGGCTGACCCCCGAGCTGGTCGAGGAGTACGGCGACCGGCCGGTCACCCTGGCCACCGTGCTGCCGATGGCCGCCCCGGCGATGACCAAGCCGGACGGGCGGGTCTTCATCGGCCTCCAGCGCCACCAGCAGTCCGGCGACGTCTCACGGGACCTGGCCGACGCGCTGCTCTGCGCGCTGCGGACCGAGCCGGGCGGTCAGGTGAGCGTGCCGCCGCTGCCCGGGCCGGGCCCCCGCCTCCAGGACATCCTGGTGGACGGGCCGCTGGAGATCAGCATGCACGACGGCTTCGAGTTCTGGCTCGACCCGGGCGCCGCCGACGACCCGAACGTGCAGGCGTCCCTGGAGCGGGCCAACGCGGCGATCTACCCGACCGTGAAGCTGGCCGCGGCGCGGGCCGCGTACTGGTGCCAGGTGCCGGAGAAGGCGCACGTGCGCTGGGTGCTGCCGGACGACGAGGACGTGGCGCTGGACGCCCTGTCCCGGCTGAGCGTGGCCGGCACGCTGACCCTCGGCGACGACACCCGCTTCGCCGGCATGTTCCGGGCACACGGCCGCCTCGTGCCGGTCTGGGACCTGCCCGAGGACGTCCCGGCCACCGACTGGGAGGAGCCGGTGACCGGGTTCGCCAAGCGGTACGCCGAGGCGCTGGAGGAGCGGGAGCCGCTGGACGCGGCCGGACGCCGGGCCCGCCAGGGCCTGCTCGGCCGCCAGCTCACCCTGCGCTGA
- a CDS encoding ATP-binding protein, whose protein sequence is MVVPHHATGARLARHRLADELADVVPPTLLADLVAVLAELVGNAVRHADPLPGGVVRVAWRLRSAAGGQTVQLRVTDGGSASGPLMRIATPDAVDGRGLHIVSGLASRWGVERDGLGQSVWAEFDPTGSTRPDLVVAG, encoded by the coding sequence GTGGTGGTGCCCCACCACGCCACCGGCGCGCGCCTGGCCCGGCACCGGCTCGCCGACGAGCTGGCCGACGTCGTACCCCCGACCCTGCTGGCCGACCTGGTGGCCGTCCTCGCCGAGCTGGTCGGCAACGCCGTGCGGCACGCCGACCCGCTGCCCGGGGGCGTGGTCCGGGTGGCCTGGCGGCTGCGGTCGGCGGCCGGCGGGCAGACCGTCCAGCTCCGGGTGACCGACGGCGGCTCCGCCTCAGGCCCGCTCATGCGGATCGCGACCCCGGACGCCGTCGACGGGCGCGGCCTGCACATCGTCTCCGGGCTGGCCAGCCGCTGGGGCGTCGAGCGGGACGGCCTCGGGCAGAGCGTGTGGGCCGAGTTCGACCCGACCGGCTCGACCCGGCCGGACCTGGTCGTGGCCGGTTGA
- a CDS encoding sensor histidine kinase — MPERIDFTALIAGHTSVIKMINSGESGLAVLTRLLGEVEPAIGAAGLVFVEFAPTGGRVIAATGSAEFVTGRPLPATDPATVCLLSGPPVREVRVDAIPGALADEVAARGLRRMILARAEIGGLTVGSLHALYPDGGSLDAAQRAVVGYVAACIAHMYGDQTGLPVHGDGPVVAALADGLAVVDREHHVRLWNPAAAQVTGRPAGDALNQPLPFPLPPSGQVLDHRLPDGRWLRITSGELPGPGTLRVVTFRDITDQQRRDNDRDLFVAVTSHELRTPVTVIKGYADTLTDHWESLSDDDRRQAARIIGQRANELARLVDRLLTAATENRPGGEPAAPFDLADALRAAVPDLPADVRHRVVLDLPADLPKALGDRHSLTTVLTELSTNAGKYSLPDTPIEVCAEANERTVSFRVADRGIGIRPEHVERAFDRFWQGESGDRRRYPGAGLGLYLVRQIVEQQNGWVSLRPRAGGGTVAEVRLPRG; from the coding sequence ATGCCGGAGCGAATTGACTTCACCGCCCTCATCGCCGGCCACACCAGCGTGATCAAGATGATCAATTCGGGGGAGTCCGGCCTGGCCGTGCTCACCCGGCTGCTCGGCGAGGTGGAGCCCGCCATCGGCGCGGCCGGCCTGGTGTTCGTGGAGTTCGCCCCCACCGGCGGCCGGGTGATCGCGGCGACCGGCAGCGCCGAGTTCGTCACCGGCCGCCCGCTGCCGGCCACCGACCCGGCCACCGTCTGCCTGCTCTCCGGCCCGCCGGTGCGCGAGGTCCGGGTCGACGCGATCCCCGGCGCGCTCGCCGACGAGGTCGCCGCGCGCGGGCTGCGCCGGATGATCCTGGCGCGCGCCGAGATCGGCGGGCTGACCGTGGGCAGCCTGCACGCCCTCTACCCGGACGGCGGGTCGCTGGACGCCGCCCAGCGCGCCGTGGTCGGCTACGTGGCCGCCTGCATCGCCCACATGTACGGCGACCAGACCGGCCTGCCCGTGCACGGCGACGGCCCGGTGGTGGCGGCGCTCGCCGACGGCCTGGCGGTGGTGGACCGCGAGCACCACGTACGGCTCTGGAACCCGGCCGCCGCCCAGGTGACCGGACGGCCGGCCGGTGACGCGCTCAACCAGCCGCTGCCGTTCCCCCTCCCCCCGTCCGGGCAGGTCCTCGACCACCGGCTGCCGGACGGCCGCTGGCTGCGGATCACGTCCGGCGAGCTGCCCGGGCCGGGCACGCTGCGGGTGGTCACCTTCCGCGACATCACCGACCAGCAGCGGCGCGACAACGACCGGGACCTCTTCGTCGCGGTGACCAGCCACGAGCTGCGCACTCCGGTCACCGTGATCAAGGGGTACGCGGACACCCTCACCGACCACTGGGAGTCGCTCAGCGACGACGACCGGCGGCAGGCCGCCCGGATCATCGGGCAGCGCGCCAACGAGCTGGCCCGGCTGGTCGACCGGCTGCTCACCGCCGCCACCGAGAACCGCCCCGGCGGCGAGCCGGCCGCCCCGTTCGACCTGGCCGACGCGCTGCGCGCGGCGGTGCCCGACCTGCCGGCGGACGTCCGGCACCGGGTGGTCCTCGACCTGCCGGCCGACCTGCCCAAGGCCCTCGGCGACCGGCACAGCCTGACCACCGTGCTCACCGAGCTGAGCACCAACGCCGGCAAGTACTCGCTGCCGGACACCCCCATCGAGGTCTGCGCCGAGGCGAACGAACGCACCGTCTCCTTCCGGGTCGCCGACCGGGGCATCGGCATCCGGCCGGAGCACGTGGAGCGGGCGTTCGACCGGTTCTGGCAGGGGGAGTCCGGCGACCGGCGCCGCTACCCGGGGGCCGGACTGGGGCTCTATCTCGTCCGGCAGATCGTTGAACAGCAGAATGGATGGGTATCCCTACGACCGAGAGCCGGTGGGGGTACCGTCGCAGAGGTGCGGCTGCCGCGGGGGTGA
- a CDS encoding glycerophosphodiester phosphodiesterase produces MTVPLVFAHRGASYDLPEHTLAAYLRALDEGADGLECDVRLTRDGHLVCVHDRRLDRTSNGHGLVSARTLAELEALDFGSWHPGGVPADGDEQLDETHTRLLTLERLLDAVLAAGRPVRLLIETKHPSRYGRDVERRLVTVLRRYGLAEPGPDDPVTVTVMSFSPLAVRRIRDLAPALPTVLLLEVLPRWLRLGRLPFGTRIAGPGIGLVRARPQLVPALRAAGNQVYVWTVNEPEDLELVLAAGVDGVITDRPARTLARLGR; encoded by the coding sequence ATGACCGTCCCCCTGGTCTTCGCACACCGCGGCGCGTCGTACGACCTGCCGGAGCACACCCTCGCCGCCTACCTGCGCGCCCTCGACGAGGGCGCCGACGGGCTGGAATGCGACGTCCGGCTCACCCGGGACGGGCACCTGGTCTGCGTCCACGACCGGCGGCTGGACCGGACCAGCAACGGTCACGGGCTGGTCAGCGCGCGGACACTCGCCGAGCTGGAAGCGCTCGACTTCGGCTCCTGGCACCCCGGCGGGGTGCCGGCAGACGGGGACGAACAGCTCGACGAGACACACACCCGGCTGCTCACGCTGGAGCGGTTGCTCGACGCGGTGCTGGCCGCCGGCCGGCCGGTCCGGCTGCTGATCGAGACCAAGCACCCGTCCCGCTACGGCCGGGACGTCGAGCGCCGCCTGGTCACCGTCCTGCGCCGCTACGGGCTGGCCGAGCCCGGTCCGGACGACCCGGTCACGGTCACCGTGATGTCCTTCTCCCCGCTCGCCGTACGCCGGATCCGCGACCTCGCGCCCGCGCTGCCCACGGTGCTGCTGCTGGAGGTCCTGCCGCGCTGGCTGCGGCTGGGCCGGCTGCCGTTCGGCACCCGGATCGCCGGGCCGGGGATCGGCCTGGTGCGGGCCCGCCCCCAGCTCGTCCCCGCGCTGCGCGCCGCCGGCAACCAGGTCTACGTCTGGACGGTGAACGAGCCGGAGGACCTGGAGCTGGTGCTGGCCGCCGGTGTCGACGGGGTGATCACCGACCGCCCGGCCCGGACGTTGGCCCGGTTGGGCCGGTGA
- a CDS encoding rhodanese-like domain-containing protein, protein MFGPQVPTVPASAVPDDVYLLDVREDDEWAAGHAPAAHHLPMTELPARIAEVPDDREVAVICRSGGRSAQVVAYLMRNGWDQVRNVEGGMGDWAAAGRPVVTDDGQPGRVA, encoded by the coding sequence GTGTTCGGACCACAGGTTCCCACCGTGCCCGCGTCGGCCGTGCCCGACGACGTCTACCTGCTCGACGTCCGGGAGGACGACGAGTGGGCCGCCGGCCACGCGCCGGCCGCCCACCACCTGCCGATGACCGAGCTGCCCGCCCGGATCGCCGAAGTGCCGGACGACCGCGAGGTGGCCGTGATCTGCCGCTCCGGCGGGCGGTCCGCGCAGGTGGTCGCCTACCTCATGCGCAACGGCTGGGACCAGGTGCGCAACGTCGAGGGCGGGATGGGCGACTGGGCCGCCGCGGGCCGCCCCGTGGTCACCGACGACGGGCAACCGGGCCGGGTCGCCTGA
- a CDS encoding LCP family protein yields the protein MAGLHWLTNRYDRTVTKQQLLDAAARQSRTDLSGPLNYLLIGSDHRPGANPEDQRSDSILIVHVPAGLRQAYLISVPRDLLVAIPAAPGFGGGQDKVNAAYEHGGGGEAGARLLSATIARLTGIRFDGAALIDFSGFKQVIDLLGGIRMCVDTPVRSIHTKTQFDTGCQQMDGARTLDYVRQRYDLPGGDYDRQRHQQQMLRAVLDRAGETHLRSDPVKLDRVLRAVGGALTLDSNGVPLEDLLLALRGLPADALHGVQVPSYPQTIDQVSYVVLANGGGGLFDALRGTRMPEWAAANPRWVNRL from the coding sequence GTGGCGGGGCTGCACTGGCTCACCAACCGGTACGACCGCACCGTCACCAAGCAGCAGCTGCTCGACGCGGCGGCCCGGCAGTCCCGTACCGACCTCTCCGGCCCGCTCAACTACCTGCTGATCGGGTCCGACCACCGGCCGGGCGCCAACCCCGAGGACCAGCGCTCCGACAGCATCCTGATCGTGCACGTGCCGGCCGGGCTCCGGCAGGCGTACCTGATCTCCGTCCCGCGCGACCTGCTGGTCGCCATCCCGGCGGCGCCCGGCTTCGGCGGCGGCCAGGACAAGGTCAACGCGGCGTACGAGCACGGCGGCGGTGGCGAGGCCGGGGCCCGGCTGCTCAGCGCCACCATCGCCCGGCTCACCGGGATCCGCTTCGACGGCGCCGCCCTGATCGACTTCTCCGGCTTCAAGCAGGTCATCGACCTGCTCGGCGGCATCCGGATGTGCGTCGACACCCCGGTCCGGTCGATCCACACGAAGACCCAGTTCGACACCGGCTGCCAGCAGATGGACGGCGCCCGGACGCTGGACTACGTGCGGCAGCGCTACGACCTGCCCGGCGGCGACTACGACCGGCAGCGGCACCAGCAGCAGATGCTCCGGGCGGTGCTGGACCGGGCCGGCGAGACCCACCTGCGCAGCGACCCGGTGAAGCTGGACCGGGTGCTCCGGGCGGTCGGCGGGGCGCTGACCCTGGACAGCAACGGCGTACCCCTGGAGGACCTGCTCCTCGCGCTCCGCGGGCTGCCCGCGGACGCCCTGCACGGCGTCCAGGTGCCCTCCTACCCGCAGACCATCGACCAGGTCTCCTACGTGGTGCTGGCCAACGGCGGCGGCGGGCTCTTCGACGCGCTGCGCGGCACCCGGATGCCGGAGTGGGCCGCCGCCAATCCCCGCTGGGTCAACCGCCTCTGA
- a CDS encoding LCP family protein, whose amino-acid sequence MPVQTSRRPQSLEPGSPGRVPPIIPTQPGHGGRGPGGGKKRTKRKDPFWAKLTVIFGAVLMMTSGVAIVGSKAVIGQATSSIDQGNLLGEAGKTDAEGGNSLEGPIDMLLLGVDARERWADDNVRSDTIIVLHIPATHDQAYLISIPRDTEANIPAFAKSGYKGGTDKINAAFFHGAQNGGGWEGGAQLMAKTIKQMTGISFDGAAIINFGGFKKIIDALGTVRICVSHEVPSHHMSMVDGKPMWNADARKTGKPYKPVVHKKGCKEMEGWEALDYSRQRYGLPNSDYDRQQNQQQLIKAMAKKATDKGMLTNPLKLNALIKAAGKAFILDTNGVPIANFIYTLKGVNGNDLVTLRTNGGTYSTAGNGREKFNETTMDMFTAVKNDKLADFVVSNPSVLSTRK is encoded by the coding sequence ATGCCGGTCCAGACCAGCCGTCGCCCTCAGTCACTGGAGCCCGGTTCGCCCGGGCGGGTTCCCCCGATCATCCCCACGCAGCCCGGCCATGGCGGTCGCGGGCCCGGCGGTGGAAAGAAGCGCACCAAGCGCAAGGACCCGTTCTGGGCCAAGCTGACGGTGATCTTCGGTGCCGTGCTGATGATGACCAGCGGCGTCGCGATCGTCGGCAGCAAGGCGGTGATCGGCCAGGCGACCAGCAGCATCGACCAGGGCAACCTGCTCGGTGAGGCGGGCAAGACCGACGCCGAGGGCGGCAACAGCCTCGAAGGCCCCATCGACATGCTGCTGCTCGGCGTCGACGCCCGGGAGCGCTGGGCCGACGACAACGTCCGGTCGGACACCATCATCGTCCTGCACATCCCGGCCACCCACGACCAGGCCTACCTGATCTCGATCCCCCGGGACACCGAGGCCAACATCCCGGCCTTCGCCAAGAGCGGCTACAAGGGCGGCACCGACAAGATCAATGCGGCGTTCTTCCACGGCGCGCAGAACGGTGGCGGCTGGGAGGGTGGCGCCCAGTTGATGGCCAAGACCATCAAGCAGATGACCGGGATCAGCTTCGACGGCGCGGCGATCATCAACTTCGGTGGCTTCAAGAAGATCATCGACGCGCTCGGCACCGTCCGGATCTGCGTGAGCCACGAGGTCCCGTCGCACCACATGTCGATGGTCGACGGCAAACCGATGTGGAACGCCGACGCGAGGAAGACCGGCAAGCCCTACAAGCCGGTGGTGCACAAGAAGGGCTGCAAGGAGATGGAGGGCTGGGAGGCCCTCGACTACTCCCGCCAGCGCTACGGCCTGCCGAACAGCGACTACGACCGGCAGCAGAACCAGCAGCAGCTGATCAAGGCGATGGCGAAGAAGGCCACCGACAAGGGCATGCTGACCAACCCGCTCAAGCTGAACGCGCTGATCAAGGCGGCCGGCAAGGCCTTCATCCTGGACACCAACGGCGTGCCGATCGCCAACTTCATCTACACCCTCAAGGGCGTCAACGGGAACGACCTGGTCACTCTCCGGACCAACGGCGGCACCTACAGCACCGCCGGCAACGGCCGGGAGAAGTTCAACGAGACGACCATGGACATGTTCACGGCGGTGAAGAACGACAAGCTCGCGGACTTCGTGGTGTCGAACCCGTCCGTCCTGTCCACCCGCAAATGA
- a CDS encoding LCP family protein, whose translation MSATSSAGVPLPARLSRSAGRAQVPGSGRGTTGRARATDARWYPSPDDEPRPGGPGGPGGPTGPGGSGGGAGGPGRRGPRPRWGRIGLVAGVAVLVLALLGGAGAWLYARNLNGDLARTDPFSQITGGRPAKQVDGALNILLVGSDSRDPDAEVDAAGKWRADTLIVMHIPADHKQAYLVSIPRDLYVPIPENPGASCDSGSRNKINAAFAFGGLPLAVKTVECFSDVRIDHVMAIDFGGFKEVTDALGGVDLKVERTITSIHKPYRTFTKGVNHMNGAEALDWVRQRKQFPDGDFARMRHQQEFLKALMDKAASTGTLTNPKKLNDFLKAVTAAVTVDQGFSLTDMALQFRNLRGENLTFLTSPNLGGQTVDGQSVVVSDREKALAMYKAIAADTMADWVKANQKTDSDGSGG comes from the coding sequence ATGTCAGCGACCTCGTCTGCCGGCGTCCCGCTCCCCGCACGTCTGAGTCGGAGCGCGGGCCGCGCCCAGGTCCCCGGCTCCGGCCGGGGCACCACCGGGCGCGCCCGCGCGACCGACGCCCGCTGGTACCCCTCGCCCGACGACGAGCCGCGCCCCGGCGGCCCCGGGGGTCCGGGCGGACCGACCGGCCCGGGCGGGTCGGGCGGCGGCGCCGGCGGTCCCGGCCGGCGCGGCCCGCGGCCGCGGTGGGGGCGCATCGGCCTGGTGGCCGGCGTCGCGGTGCTGGTGCTGGCGCTGCTCGGTGGCGCGGGCGCCTGGCTCTACGCCCGCAACCTCAACGGCGACCTGGCCCGGACGGACCCCTTCTCACAGATCACCGGGGGCCGGCCGGCCAAGCAGGTCGACGGCGCGTTGAACATCCTGCTGGTCGGCAGCGACTCGCGGGACCCGGACGCCGAGGTGGACGCCGCCGGCAAGTGGCGGGCGGACACGCTGATCGTCATGCACATCCCGGCCGACCACAAGCAGGCCTACCTCGTCTCGATCCCGCGTGACCTCTACGTGCCGATCCCGGAGAACCCCGGCGCGTCCTGCGACTCGGGCTCGCGCAACAAGATCAACGCGGCGTTCGCGTTCGGCGGCCTCCCGCTCGCCGTGAAGACGGTGGAGTGCTTCAGCGACGTCCGCATCGACCACGTCATGGCGATCGACTTCGGCGGCTTCAAGGAGGTCACCGACGCCCTCGGCGGGGTGGACCTCAAGGTGGAACGCACCATCACCTCGATCCACAAGCCGTACCGGACGTTCACCAAGGGTGTGAACCACATGAACGGCGCCGAGGCGCTGGACTGGGTCCGGCAGCGCAAGCAGTTCCCCGACGGCGACTTCGCCCGGATGCGTCACCAGCAGGAGTTCCTCAAGGCGCTGATGGACAAGGCGGCCAGCACGGGGACATTGACCAACCCGAAGAAGCTCAACGACTTCCTCAAGGCGGTCACCGCCGCCGTCACGGTCGACCAGGGATTCTCGTTGACCGACATGGCGCTGCAGTTCCGGAACCTGCGGGGGGAGAACCTGACCTTCCTCACCAGCCCGAACCTGGGCGGCCAGACCGTCGACGGCCAGTCGGTGGTGGTCTCCGACCGGGAGAAGGCGCTGGCGATGTACAAGGCCATCGCGGCGGACACGATGGCCGACTGGGTGAAGGCCAACCAGAAGACCGACAGTGACGGGAGCGGCGGCTGA
- a CDS encoding UDP-glucuronic acid decarboxylase family protein has protein sequence MKVAPRFGSGHRILVTGGAGFVPSHLVDRLIERGCTVVVLDNFVTGSKDNIAHLLEKPTFTLIEADISEGLPTDHPAMAERFDGILHMASPASPTDFEKLPVEILRVGSVATLHLLERATADGARFLMASTSEAYGDPKEHPQRETYWGNVNPIGIRSVYDEAKRFSEAATMAYHRSRGTDTAIVRIFNTYGPRMRPDDGRAIPTFISQALRGEPITVHGTGDQTRSICYVDDLVRGILLLLDSTESGPINCGTEHEMSMRQLAETIVSLTGSSSEVSYITRAADDPEMRRPDLTLARELLGYEPTVTPEDGLRRTIEYFRGRLGY, from the coding sequence ATGAAGGTCGCTCCCCGCTTCGGCTCCGGACATCGCATCCTCGTCACCGGCGGCGCCGGCTTCGTCCCGTCGCACCTGGTCGACCGGCTCATCGAGCGCGGCTGCACGGTCGTGGTGCTGGACAACTTCGTCACCGGCTCCAAGGACAACATCGCCCACCTCCTCGAGAAGCCGACCTTCACGCTGATCGAGGCGGACATCTCCGAGGGCCTGCCGACCGACCACCCGGCCATGGCCGAGCGGTTCGACGGGATCCTGCACATGGCCTCCCCGGCCAGCCCCACCGACTTCGAGAAGCTGCCGGTGGAGATCCTGCGGGTCGGCTCGGTGGCCACCCTGCACCTGCTGGAGCGGGCCACCGCCGACGGCGCCCGGTTCCTGATGGCCTCCACCTCCGAGGCGTACGGGGACCCGAAGGAGCACCCGCAGCGCGAGACCTACTGGGGCAACGTCAACCCCATCGGCATCCGGAGCGTCTACGACGAGGCCAAGCGCTTCTCGGAGGCGGCCACCATGGCCTACCACCGCAGCCGGGGCACCGACACCGCGATCGTCCGGATCTTCAACACGTACGGCCCGCGGATGCGGCCCGACGACGGCCGGGCCATCCCGACCTTCATCTCCCAGGCGCTGCGCGGCGAGCCGATCACCGTGCACGGCACCGGCGACCAGACCCGGTCGATCTGCTACGTCGACGACCTGGTGCGGGGCATCCTGCTGCTGCTCGACTCGACCGAGAGCGGTCCGATCAACTGCGGCACCGAGCACGAGATGTCGATGCGGCAACTGGCCGAGACGATCGTGTCACTGACCGGAAGCAGCTCCGAGGTGAGCTACATCACCCGCGCCGCCGACGATCCGGAGATGCGGCGTCCCGATCTGACGCTCGCCCGTGAGCTGCTGGGATACGAGCCGACCGTGACGCCCGAAGACGGCCTCCGGCGCACGATCGAGTACTTCCGCGGCCGGCTAGGGTACTGA